Below is a window of Mucilaginibacter sp. PAMC 26640 DNA.
TGTTGCGTTGCTTTAATAACCTGCTAAAGAATGCCATTGAAGCCACACCGCCGGAGCGAAGCTGCATGATCAATATTAATTTTCTCGTTACCAGTAAAAACGTGCTGCTTACGATCAAAGATAATGGCAACGGCATACCCGAGAATATGCGCGAGAAGATATTTGAGCCAAACTTTACCACCAAAAGCTCGGGCACAGGTCTTGGCCTTGCCTTTGTTAAAAACTCTATAGAAAATGCAAACGGCAAAATTTGGTTCGAAACAAATATTGGCGTAGGCACCACCTTCTACTTAAACTTCCCTACTGAAACGCTCGACGCTTAATTATTTATATTGGATTACCAGTGTGTTTCAGCACAATGCCAGTTATAACGCTACTAGGCTTACTTTGCTGGTGGTTTAAGCCGTGCCGATACCCACATTATTAAAGCTCGAAAAGCTAATGGCCTGCGTGTAGAAAGCTAACGATAACTTTTAACGGTAACCATTACTGATACCATCAACTAAGCGATGATCCGGGCGTAATGGATCTTAATGAATTAAGAATCTGGCATGCATTATTTAATTTGTAATGGAAGCACTACTTAAAGCAAAAAAGGCGAAACCAGTAGTTTCGCCTTTTTTGCTTGCTGCCATTTATCTGATGGCGTTATATAACCTATTTTAAAGTGAACGATGATTTACCCATTGTATAACCATCGGCATACAATACTACTGTGTATGTGCCTTTTTGGAATGGTGAATACAACCAATCAATAGTATATCCACTGCCATCATCTTTAAAATCTATAGCAGTTTTATAGGTGTATTGCATTTCCTGGCCGTCGGCAGTAAATGCGCCCGAGTCTGTGGCGGTAACCTGATTGCCTGTAGGGTCAATTACGCGGACGTAAATATCATGCAGCCCTTTTTCGGCAACGGTATTGCTGGCTACCGTAAAGTTGATCTTTATTTTCTGAGCATTTTTTGCTTTTTTCTCTTCAACTTCCTTACCGCTGTTCTTAATTTTATAGGCCACCACACCAGCGCTTCCTACTTTTATCGCCGATGCCTCTTTCACTTTGCTATCCAGCTCCTGATTTTGCTTTTCAAGGGTAGCGGCTTTATCGCTGACCGTAGCCAGGTTAGTTTTCAGGGTATCCCGTTCTACAGAAAGCGTAGTATTCTCTTTTTTAAGCTCCTCTATCTGTGCGGTGTAGTTGGTAACAAAGTAGCGTAATTGCTTTATATCTTCCTGTGCTTTTGAAAGCTCTGCAAAAGTAAGTTTCCCTTTTGCCAGCTCTTTTCTCAATACTTTTATCTTAACTTTTAACGAGTCATTCTTGGCCTGCATCTCCGTGGTCATTTTTGCATGGCCGGCATTAACCTGCTCTATCTGTGCTTCCAGGCTATCTAATTCGGTTTGCAGCCTTGTTTTTTCATCGTTCTGATAAACTATCTTCGTATCCGATTTATTTTTCTGCATATACAGGTATACGTCAGTGCCTAACAAAGCAACTACCACTGCTATTAAAAAATAAATTACGTTCGAATTCTTTTTAGAGGATTGTCCGGGTTCTTTTTCCATATTTTATAATTTAAAGTTAATACAGCTTACCCAAAGTTATCACTTTGCTCAGCTATGGTTCTTCGTCGTTATGTAATAAATGTAGCGGTAAAAATTACACTAAGGTATAAAAATCTGTTTAAGCGCCTAATATAAGGCCTGCGTTAAAATTAAACACAATAACATTAAAACAGAAATTGGGCTCAAATATTATGATTAATAATAAAACGGCTTAGTAATGAGTTTATATCTTTGCACCTTTTATTAAAACGACTGCTTAATGCCTTTACATAGATACTTGTTCTCCCTGTTTGCTTCTGTTCTGATCACCACTATTACCTTAGCGCAAACCATTGTTCCACAGGACACGCTATTACCGGCACCTAAGCACGAATTCAGAGGGGTATGGATAGCCACCGTAGTTAATTTAGACTGGCCACAAAATGCCCGCGCGACAGCAGAAATGCAGAAAAAGGATCTGGTGACTCAGTTAAACTCGCACCAGCAAACCGGTATCAATGCGATCATGTTCCAGGTGCGGCCGGCAGCAGACGCCTTTTATGCCAAAAGCCGCGAGCCATGGTCAAAGTATTTAACCGGCAGGCAGGGCCAAACGCCCGATTACGATCCACTGCAATTCGCTACCGAAGAAGCACATAAGCGCGGCATGGAATTGCATGCCTGGTTTAACCCTTACCGGGCAACGTTCGATAATAAGTTCAGCACTATTGCACCAGATCATATTACGCGCACCAAGCCGGAATGGTTTTTTATTTACGAGGGAATTAAACTGTTTAACCCCGGGTTGCCGGAAGTACGTGAGTACATTGTGCAGGTAATTTTGGATGTAGTTAAAAATTACGATGTGGATGGTATCCATATGGATGATTATTTTTACCCTTACCCGGCTAAAGGGCAGGTAATAAACGATGCCGATGCTTATAAGCAATACGGCGGCGATTTTGATAATATAAAAGACTGGCGCCGCAGCAATGTAGATACGCTGATAAAAATGATGGGGGACAGTATTCATAAATACAAACCCCGCATGAAATTCGGGATCAGTCCGTTTGGG
It encodes the following:
- a CDS encoding glycoside hydrolase encodes the protein MPLHRYLFSLFASVLITTITLAQTIVPQDTLLPAPKHEFRGVWIATVVNLDWPQNARATAEMQKKDLVTQLNSHQQTGINAIMFQVRPAADAFYAKSREPWSKYLTGRQGQTPDYDPLQFATEEAHKRGMELHAWFNPYRATFDNKFSTIAPDHITRTKPEWFFIYEGIKLFNPGLPEVREYIVQVILDVVKNYDVDGIHMDDYFYPYPAKGQVINDADAYKQYGGDFDNIKDWRRSNVDTLIKMMGDSIHKYKPRMKFGISPFGIWANQSQHPDGSDTHGGSSYIENFADTRQWMQEGWIDYINPQLYWHIGNRAAAFDKLLSWWSNNTYNRHLYVGQAPYRFYEQRSPAFKNPSEIPNQLRLIRANPRAQGSVYFRSLSLLGNANHLADSLKDNFYKYPALPPPMLWLDSIPPNAPQNFIGKAENKSVVLKWTAPLPAKDGEPVYGYIVYRFTANEKFDMSNPANILHIQYDTEPVYVDSNVNAGKTYFYIVTAIDRLKNESERTPTMAVVAQ